One region of Rhodocaloribacter litoris genomic DNA includes:
- the frr gene encoding ribosome recycling factor, translating into MLHESIQLILEDAREHMEKTLEHLRHELSTIRAGRATPAMLDSVRVEYYGTHTPLNQMASISAPQPDLLVVQPWDRSALNEIERAIMAANLGLNPSNDGNVIRIPVPPPSEERRRDLARTARLRGEDARIAIRNIRRHARDEIKSVQKEENLPEDMRYEGEEELQKLTDAYIEKVDRLLEHKEAEIMEV; encoded by the coding sequence ATGTTACACGAGAGCATTCAACTGATCCTCGAAGATGCTCGTGAGCACATGGAAAAGACGCTGGAGCACCTGCGTCACGAGCTGAGCACCATCCGGGCCGGCCGCGCCACCCCGGCCATGCTCGACTCGGTACGGGTCGAATACTACGGCACGCACACGCCGCTCAACCAGATGGCCAGCATCAGCGCTCCGCAGCCGGACCTGCTCGTGGTGCAGCCCTGGGACCGCTCCGCCCTGAACGAGATCGAACGGGCCATCATGGCGGCCAACCTGGGCCTCAACCCTTCGAACGACGGCAACGTCATCCGCATCCCCGTCCCGCCTCCCTCGGAGGAGCGCCGGCGCGACCTGGCCCGTACCGCCCGCCTGCGCGGGGAAGACGCCCGCATCGCCATCCGCAACATCCGCCGGCACGCCCGGGACGAGATCAAGTCGGTACAGAAGGAGGAGAACCTCCCGGAGGACATGCGCTACGAGGGCGAAGAAGAACTGCAGAAACTGACCGACGCGTACATCGAAAAGGTGGACCGGCTCCTGGAACACAAGGAGGCCGAGATCATGGAGGTGTGA
- the pyrH gene encoding UMP kinase, producing MADGSTKSDALRYRRVLLKLSGEALLGREPYGIDEEVLTLYAREIRQVVEHGVEVAVVIGGGNIFRGVTNATKGMTRAHADYMGMLATMINAMALQDALEQIGVWTRLQSSIKMEEIAEPFIRRRAIRHLEKGRVVIFGAGTGNPYFTTDTAAALRALEIDAEVILKGTRVDGVFSADPEKDPTAERFTTIHGSEVIRRGLRVMDMTAFTLCQESRKPIIVFNMKTPGNLLKVVQGQRVGTLVHWNDPKPADVARI from the coding sequence ATGGCCGACGGTTCGACGAAAAGCGACGCGTTGCGGTACCGGCGCGTGCTGTTGAAGCTCAGCGGAGAGGCCCTCCTGGGCCGGGAGCCCTACGGCATCGACGAGGAGGTGCTCACGCTCTACGCCCGGGAGATCAGGCAGGTCGTCGAGCACGGCGTCGAGGTGGCCGTGGTCATCGGCGGGGGCAACATCTTTCGCGGCGTGACCAATGCCACGAAGGGAATGACGCGGGCGCATGCGGACTACATGGGCATGCTGGCCACGATGATCAACGCCATGGCCCTGCAGGACGCCCTCGAACAGATCGGCGTGTGGACGCGCCTGCAGTCGAGCATCAAGATGGAGGAGATCGCCGAGCCGTTCATCCGGCGGCGTGCCATCCGGCACCTCGAAAAGGGCCGTGTGGTGATCTTCGGCGCCGGCACCGGCAACCCGTATTTCACCACGGACACGGCGGCCGCCCTCCGGGCCCTGGAGATCGACGCCGAGGTGATCCTCAAAGGGACCCGTGTCGACGGGGTCTTCTCGGCCGATCCGGAGAAAGACCCCACGGCCGAGCGGTTCACCACGATCCACGGCAGCGAGGTTATCCGGCGGGGGCTGCGCGTGATGGATATGACGGCCTTCACGCTGTGCCAGGAATCCCGGAAACCCATCATCGTCTTCAACATGAAAACGCCGGGCAACCTGCTCAAGGTGGTTCAGGGCCAGCGGGTCGGGACGCTGGTGCACTGGAACGACCCGAAGCCGGCCGACGTCGCCCGGATCTGA
- the tsf gene encoding translation elongation factor Ts yields MAISAQDVKRLREITGVGMMDCKKALEEAGGDFDAAIELLRKKGQKVAAKRADREANEGLVVTAATDDRRTAVLVEVNCETDFVARNEEFQQFARQVAELALRERPADREALLALPFENGRTVADALTDLTGKIGEKIDVRRFALLESEDGQVISYIHPGARLGVLVEVQGDGDVESVGRDVAMQVAALNPVALSVEEVPEDVKAKELEIAREAARNEGKPEHILENIAQGKLKRFFKDNVLIEQPFVKDASMTVKEMLRQAGATVKRYVRFALGG; encoded by the coding sequence ATGGCTATTTCGGCACAAGACGTCAAGCGCCTTCGTGAGATCACCGGCGTCGGGATGATGGACTGCAAGAAGGCGCTCGAAGAAGCCGGTGGCGACTTCGACGCGGCCATCGAGCTGCTGCGCAAGAAGGGGCAGAAGGTGGCCGCCAAGCGCGCCGACCGGGAGGCCAACGAGGGCCTGGTCGTCACCGCCGCCACGGACGACCGGCGCACCGCCGTGCTGGTCGAGGTCAACTGCGAGACCGACTTCGTGGCCCGCAACGAGGAGTTCCAGCAGTTCGCCCGGCAGGTTGCGGAGCTGGCCCTGCGCGAGCGCCCGGCCGACCGCGAGGCGTTGCTGGCCCTGCCTTTCGAGAACGGTCGCACCGTGGCCGACGCGCTGACGGATCTGACCGGCAAGATCGGCGAGAAGATCGACGTGCGGCGTTTCGCTCTGCTCGAAAGCGAAGACGGGCAGGTGATCTCGTACATCCACCCGGGGGCCCGCCTCGGCGTGCTCGTCGAGGTGCAGGGTGACGGGGACGTCGAGAGCGTTGGTCGCGACGTGGCCATGCAGGTGGCCGCACTCAACCCCGTGGCCCTCTCGGTCGAAGAGGTGCCCGAGGACGTGAAGGCCAAAGAGCTCGAGATCGCCCGGGAGGCCGCCCGCAACGAAGGCAAGCCCGAGCACATCCTCGAGAACATCGCCCAGGGCAAGCTGAAGCGCTTCTTCAAAGACAACGTGCTCATCGAGCAGCCTTTCGTCAAGGATGCCTCGATGACGGTCAAGGAGATGCTCCGGCAGGCGGGTGCCACCGTGAAACGGTACGTGCGCTTCGCCCTCGGAGGGTAG
- the rpsB gene encoding 30S ribosomal protein S2 produces the protein METQDVQETRQSAHRASIEDLLKAGTHFGHLTSRWNPKMRPFIFMERNGIHIIDLTQTQALLDRAADAAARFARRGKKILFVGTKKQAREIIRRHAEACQSPYVVERWLGGTLTNFQTIRKSIRRMEELAKMEEDGTLDQLKKKERLMKRREREKLEKVLTGIKDMARLPGALYVVDINREHIAVSEARKLGIPIIAMVDTNCDPDLVDYPIPANDDALKSIDLVTAIIANAVNEGSKEKELQEAAGKEEKAKRKQEAEEAD, from the coding sequence ATGGAAACGCAGGACGTACAGGAAACCCGGCAGAGCGCGCACCGCGCCTCCATCGAAGATCTGCTCAAGGCCGGCACCCATTTCGGCCACCTTACGAGCCGTTGGAATCCGAAGATGAGGCCCTTCATCTTCATGGAACGCAACGGCATCCACATCATCGACCTGACGCAGACGCAGGCCCTGCTGGACAGGGCCGCCGACGCTGCGGCCCGCTTCGCCCGGCGCGGGAAGAAGATCCTCTTCGTCGGCACCAAGAAACAGGCCCGCGAGATCATCCGCCGCCATGCCGAAGCGTGCCAGTCGCCCTACGTCGTCGAGCGCTGGCTCGGTGGGACGCTGACCAACTTCCAGACCATCCGCAAGAGCATCCGCCGCATGGAGGAGCTGGCCAAGATGGAGGAAGACGGCACGCTGGACCAGCTCAAGAAGAAGGAGCGGCTCATGAAACGCCGCGAGCGCGAGAAGCTGGAGAAGGTGCTCACCGGCATCAAGGACATGGCCCGGCTGCCCGGCGCCCTCTACGTCGTCGACATCAACCGCGAACACATCGCCGTCAGCGAGGCCCGCAAGCTCGGCATCCCCATCATCGCCATGGTGGATACGAACTGCGATCCGGATCTGGTCGACTACCCGATCCCGGCCAACGACGATGCCCTGAAGTCCATCGACCTGGTGACGGCCATCATCGCCAACGCGGTGAACGAGGGCTCCAAGGAGAAAGAACTTCAGGAGGCGGCCGGCAAGGAAGAGAAGGCCAAGCGCAAACAGGAAGCCGAGGAGGCCGATTGA
- the rpsI gene encoding 30S ribosomal protein S9, which produces MATLAQHTAVGRRKTSVARVYLRPGGSGKIIINKRPLEAYFPLAWRRTVVLSPFEVTGTQGKFDVVVNARGGGLTGQAEAIRLGIARALVEHNEELRKPLRDAGFLTRDPRMVERKKYGQPKARKRFQFSKR; this is translated from the coding sequence ATGGCAACACTGGCTCAACACACGGCGGTCGGGCGCCGAAAGACTTCCGTGGCCCGCGTGTACCTGCGCCCGGGAGGGAGCGGAAAGATCATCATCAACAAGCGGCCGCTGGAGGCCTACTTTCCGCTCGCCTGGCGGCGCACGGTGGTGCTCTCGCCCTTCGAGGTGACCGGCACGCAGGGGAAGTTCGACGTAGTGGTCAACGCGCGGGGCGGCGGGCTGACCGGGCAGGCCGAGGCGATCCGGCTCGGCATTGCGCGGGCGCTGGTCGAGCACAACGAGGAGCTGCGCAAGCCGCTGCGCGACGCCGGCTTCCTCACGCGGGACCCGCGCATGGTCGAGCGCAAGAAGTACGGCCAGCCCAAGGCGCGCAAACGCTTCCAGTTCTCGAAGCGGTAA